One Bacillus solimangrovi DNA window includes the following coding sequences:
- a CDS encoding DUF1850 domain-containing protein — translation MSKRHSRIRRCRFPSILLFLFGLCLIIYLFLPTRMLIITTDHTPIYAFTFHKKLLFTISWNHSVEDEQWEEVYLANDTNLQLDYTRFKTYGAGVPSSEGHKSYLQDGWIYMTEIKRSMTELIIRTNSITNHTLTINDNRYSLPKNQYVFQTKTMPRLKSFIILLIANNEVTRNE, via the coding sequence ATGAGCAAACGGCATTCCCGTATACGGAGGTGCCGTTTTCCAAGTATACTTTTATTCTTATTCGGATTATGCCTCATAATCTACCTGTTTCTCCCTACTCGTATGCTCATCATTACCACAGATCATACACCAATCTATGCATTCACTTTCCATAAGAAACTACTTTTTACAATCAGTTGGAATCATTCTGTTGAAGATGAACAATGGGAGGAAGTCTACCTTGCAAATGATACAAATTTACAATTAGATTACACACGTTTCAAAACTTATGGTGCAGGTGTTCCAAGCTCCGAAGGTCATAAGAGCTATTTACAAGACGGATGGATATACATGACAGAAATCAAACGATCAATGACAGAACTTATCATTCGAACAAATTCAATCACGAATCACACATTAACCATTAACGATAATCGTTATTCGTTACCGAAAAATCAATATGTATTTCAGACGAAAACAATGCCAAGACTCAAATCTTTCATCATCCTACTAATTGCAAATAATGAGGTGACACGTAATGAATAA
- a CDS encoding TAXI family TRAP transporter solute-binding subunit, with translation MKKLLSIMVLSILLLAACSGGNNTTSGNGESASEKGTNIVFGTGGTSGTYYPIGGALKSVFEESDLISNVTVESTGASVANIQNIQDGLNQVAIVMSDVAYDAINGTGKFENGKVDLHAIAGMYPNVVQIVTTKSSGVQTIADLKGKRVGVGKVGSGVEQSASKVFEAAGLTYDDMEQVTHTGYADSVQEMKNGNLDAAFFTSGVPNSNITDLQQSMDIQFVNIDGDIASSLLTKYPFYQTHEIPIGDDAKYNLEHAVQTVAIKNMLIVSPGLSEDAVYEMTNMFYDYLGSDAVSVGALKQFDRETMQEDLVVPLHPGAEKFYGEK, from the coding sequence ATGAAGAAGCTACTCTCAATCATGGTATTATCAATCCTTTTGCTTGCAGCTTGTAGTGGAGGAAATAACACAACTAGCGGAAACGGTGAAAGCGCTTCAGAGAAAGGAACTAACATCGTTTTTGGTACAGGTGGGACTTCTGGAACATATTATCCGATTGGTGGAGCATTAAAGTCAGTATTTGAAGAAAGTGACCTTATTTCCAATGTAACAGTGGAATCGACAGGTGCTTCAGTTGCCAATATTCAAAATATCCAAGATGGCTTAAATCAAGTAGCAATTGTAATGAGTGATGTTGCTTATGATGCAATTAATGGAACAGGTAAGTTTGAAAATGGAAAGGTTGACTTACATGCAATTGCAGGAATGTACCCTAACGTTGTTCAAATTGTCACAACGAAAAGCAGTGGTGTTCAAACGATTGCAGACTTAAAAGGCAAACGTGTTGGTGTAGGGAAAGTTGGATCTGGTGTAGAACAAAGTGCTAGTAAAGTATTTGAGGCTGCTGGATTAACATATGATGACATGGAACAAGTAACACATACTGGGTATGCAGATAGTGTCCAAGAAATGAAAAATGGTAACCTTGATGCAGCATTCTTCACTTCTGGTGTACCAAACAGCAACATTACAGACTTGCAACAATCTATGGACATTCAATTTGTAAACATAGATGGTGATATCGCAAGTTCATTACTTACGAAATATCCTTTCTATCAAACTCACGAAATCCCAATTGGTGATGATGCGAAGTATAACCTAGAGCATGCAGTTCAAACTGTAGCGATCAAAAATATGCTCATCGTAAGTCCAGGTTTGAGTGAAGATGCCGTCTATGAGATGACAAACATGTTCTACGACTACCTCGGATCAGATGCTGTTTCAGTTGGTGCATTAAAACAATTCGATCGTGAAACAATGCAAGAAGATCTTGTCGTACCACTTCACCCTGGTGCTGAAAAATTCTATGGAGAAAAGTAA
- a CDS encoding DUF4937 domain-containing protein translates to MFVKEIKCEVKEENREAFHTAQLVWGKLSSAEGFVKQFGGWSGHDAFIVGVWEDKASYDQFMQIIHDEIFEANEQAQTFERISVNLSETEILPYEIINDTFVVVEEGEERQVLLVPEWTVQN, encoded by the coding sequence ATGTTTGTTAAGGAAATTAAGTGTGAGGTTAAAGAAGAAAATAGAGAGGCGTTTCATACAGCACAACTCGTTTGGGGGAAGCTTTCAAGTGCAGAAGGTTTTGTGAAGCAATTTGGGGGTTGGTCAGGTCACGATGCATTTATAGTTGGAGTGTGGGAAGACAAAGCAAGTTATGATCAATTTATGCAAATCATTCATGATGAAATCTTTGAAGCAAATGAGCAAGCACAAACATTTGAACGAATTTCTGTCAATCTCTCTGAAACGGAAATATTACCATACGAAATTATAAACGATACTTTTGTGGTTGTGGAAGAAGGAGAAGAGAGACAGGTACTACTTGTACCAGAATGGACTGTACAAAATTAA
- a CDS encoding HXXEE domain-containing protein: MDCTKLTMSAMKRYILILPFVFFIHDIEEIVFVESFLEAQSLLPISITTMEFTFAFLLLFIFFVWGCMTAYRGKHVIGLQPDRFLLFATSLLGMNAFGHIGQVFIFQMYVPGVVTGLFIVLPVCFLIAIHLLKQEIVTRCTVVKYSLIAFFVQIPLAGCSILVSKWLFQVV, encoded by the coding sequence ATGGACTGTACAAAATTAACAATGAGTGCAATGAAAAGGTATATCTTAATTTTACCGTTTGTCTTTTTCATTCATGATATAGAAGAGATTGTGTTTGTAGAGTCATTTTTGGAAGCGCAATCTCTTCTTCCTATTTCAATTACAACTATGGAATTTACGTTTGCATTTTTGCTGTTGTTTATTTTTTTCGTTTGGGGTTGTATGACGGCGTATCGAGGAAAGCATGTTATCGGACTACAACCAGACCGCTTTTTATTATTTGCTACATCATTATTAGGAATGAACGCATTTGGTCACATCGGGCAAGTTTTTATTTTTCAAATGTACGTGCCTGGTGTAGTGACAGGTCTTTTCATTGTTCTTCCAGTTTGTTTTCTAATCGCTATACATCTATTAAAGCAAGAGATAGTTACACGTTGTACGGTTGTGAAGTACAGCTTAATTGCTTTTTTTGTGCAAATACCACTTGCAGGGTGCTCGATATTGGTAAGTAAGTGGCTATTTCAGGTGGTTTGA
- a CDS encoding GyrI-like domain-containing protein: MLKTVQISDVMRKSGFFFIGKAETTTNEAEIKGEGVIPTQWGSLYESHLLEQIPNKKNSAIIALYTDYESGELGEYTFALGSEVTAVDDVPDNLKSYQIVEGNYIVFTTRRGPVQTVVMEAWQYIWEWSKTNERAFRTDFELYDERCTDPENSEVDIYISVK, encoded by the coding sequence ATGTTAAAAACGGTTCAAATAAGTGACGTAATGAGAAAAAGTGGTTTCTTTTTCATTGGGAAGGCTGAAACAACGACGAATGAAGCAGAGATAAAAGGTGAAGGTGTGATACCAACACAATGGGGAAGTCTTTATGAAAGTCATTTGCTTGAGCAAATTCCGAATAAGAAAAATAGTGCGATCATCGCTCTCTATACAGATTATGAATCTGGTGAATTAGGTGAGTATACTTTTGCTCTAGGGTCTGAAGTAACAGCAGTAGATGACGTTCCAGATAATCTTAAGAGCTATCAAATCGTTGAAGGGAATTATATCGTCTTTACGACGAGAAGAGGACCAGTGCAGACCGTCGTAATGGAAGCATGGCAATATATTTGGGAATGGTCTAAAACAAATGAGCGAGCATTTCGAACTGACTTCGAATTATATGATGAGCGTTGTACAGATCCTGAGAATAGTGAAGTTGATATTTATATCTCGGTAAAGTAA
- a CDS encoding YjcZ family sporulation protein, whose amino-acid sequence MCGCGCGRQPGYGYGPVAGAEYSARSGFVLIIILFILLIIVGAVCFT is encoded by the coding sequence ATGTGTGGATGTGGATGTGGCAGACAACCTGGTTACGGATACGGTCCAGTTGCTGGTGCTGAGTACTCAGCTAGAAGTGGATTTGTATTAATCATCATCCTATTCATCTTGTTAATTATTGTAGGTGCAGTTTGTTTTACTTAA
- a CDS encoding DUF3905 domain-containing protein translates to MTENDHKFEFIDKTMPHQISSPDFKKSNIKPQEPFVNKHGVVIGDSLYNSKNSPLNQWSIDTDPEIMAGDEWIHPTNDIGWNTEENRKLLEKESTDSHERFMHNSEDTSYRAD, encoded by the coding sequence ATGACAGAAAATGATCACAAATTTGAGTTCATTGATAAGACAATGCCACATCAAATATCATCTCCAGATTTTAAAAAAAGTAACATTAAACCACAAGAGCCCTTCGTGAATAAACATGGTGTCGTAATCGGTGATAGTTTATACAATTCGAAAAACTCCCCTCTAAATCAGTGGAGCATTGATACTGACCCAGAAATTATGGCTGGAGATGAATGGATTCATCCTACAAACGATATAGGGTGGAATACAGAAGAAAATCGCAAGCTATTAGAAAAGGAAAGTACAGATTCACATGAACGTTTCATGCATAATTCCGAAGATACAAGTTATCGCGCCGATTAG
- a CDS encoding B12-binding domain-containing radical SAM protein — protein MKIILSTLNAKYIHTNLALRYLKAYSQDSHDIDITEYTIKDPIMNIVSDLHTKKPDILGFSCYIWNIQETIDVIKMLKKIHPNLFIVLGGPEVTYDTADWMQKLPEVDGIVVGEGEETFKQLLDTLHAEGDLENVDGLAYRDEHGEVRMNPKRQKVNLKEVPSPYRFEEDKQELGKRISYIETSRGCPFSCQFCLSSIEVGVRYFDKEKIKEDIMYLMENGAKVLKFVDRTFNISRSYAMDMFQFIIDNHLPGTVFQFEITADIMRPEVIEFLNENAPAGLIRFEIGVQSTNDYTNELVQRKQNFSKLSRTVSMVKEGGKIVQHLDLIAGLPEEDYASFRQTFNDVFAFEVEELQLGFLKLLRGTGLRVQREQFGYIHMDKPPYEILGNNVLTFDEIIRIKQVEDVLEKYWNDHRMDHTIRYLVHNVFETPFDFFQSFGSYWEERGWSRIGHQLEDLFRRLHEFLSTEKPINLTVVQDLMKYDYLKSMKHKPRKPWWGEQWSKKEKSMLLKYVEEHPHMLGESFSSRNLSEKDLHKHTIIEQLSFDLHTYLTSGQLVHQETFMLIHYDQKTNDNHLFTFEADETLQAIKITE, from the coding sequence ATGAAGATTATTTTAAGTACATTGAACGCGAAATACATTCATACGAACCTTGCTTTACGCTATTTAAAAGCTTATTCACAAGATTCGCATGATATTGACATTACAGAATACACAATAAAAGATCCGATTATGAACATCGTATCTGATTTGCATACAAAAAAACCTGATATCTTAGGTTTCAGCTGTTACATTTGGAACATCCAAGAAACGATTGACGTTATTAAAATGTTGAAAAAGATTCACCCAAACTTATTCATCGTGCTCGGTGGCCCTGAAGTTACGTACGATACAGCCGATTGGATGCAGAAACTTCCCGAAGTCGATGGCATCGTTGTTGGTGAAGGTGAAGAAACGTTTAAACAACTGTTAGATACACTTCATGCTGAGGGTGACCTTGAGAACGTCGATGGACTTGCCTATCGAGATGAACATGGTGAAGTACGCATGAACCCGAAACGTCAGAAGGTCAACCTTAAGGAAGTTCCAAGTCCTTATCGTTTTGAAGAAGATAAGCAGGAGCTTGGCAAACGTATTTCCTATATTGAAACAAGCCGCGGCTGTCCGTTCTCCTGTCAATTCTGTCTTTCTTCTATTGAAGTAGGTGTCCGTTACTTTGATAAAGAAAAGATAAAAGAAGATATTATGTACTTAATGGAAAACGGAGCAAAAGTATTAAAATTTGTTGACCGCACGTTTAATATTTCGCGCAGTTATGCGATGGACATGTTCCAATTTATAATCGATAATCATCTGCCAGGTACAGTGTTTCAATTTGAAATCACAGCTGATATTATGCGCCCAGAAGTAATCGAATTTTTAAATGAAAATGCCCCAGCTGGACTTATCCGCTTCGAAATCGGCGTACAGTCTACAAATGATTACACGAATGAACTCGTGCAACGAAAACAAAATTTCAGCAAACTTTCTCGCACAGTTTCGATGGTCAAAGAAGGTGGCAAGATCGTACAACACCTTGACTTAATCGCTGGACTTCCCGAAGAAGACTATGCTTCATTCCGTCAAACGTTTAATGATGTGTTTGCCTTTGAAGTTGAAGAGCTACAACTCGGATTCCTTAAACTTTTGCGTGGTACTGGTTTGCGTGTACAACGTGAACAATTCGGTTACATTCACATGGATAAACCACCATATGAAATTCTAGGAAATAACGTACTCACTTTCGATGAGATTATCAGAATCAAACAAGTTGAAGATGTTCTCGAAAAATACTGGAACGATCACCGTATGGATCATACAATACGTTACCTCGTTCATAACGTATTTGAAACACCATTTGATTTCTTCCAATCATTCGGTTCATATTGGGAGGAACGAGGTTGGAGTCGCATCGGTCATCAGCTTGAAGATTTGTTCCGTCGTCTTCACGAATTTTTATCAACTGAGAAACCAATCAACTTAACGGTTGTTCAAGACTTAATGAAATACGATTACTTAAAAAGCATGAAGCATAAACCTCGTAAGCCTTGGTGGGGCGAGCAATGGTCGAAGAAAGAAAAATCAATGTTGTTAAAATACGTCGAAGAACATCCACACATGCTTGGCGAATCGTTCTCATCACGTAATTTATCAGAGAAAGATTTGCACAAACACACGATTATTGAGCAACTTTCATTTGATTTGCATACGTATTTAACGAGCGGGCAACTCGTACATCAAGAGACGTTTATGCTCATTCATTATGATCAAAAAACAAATGACAATCATCTCTTTACATTTGAAGCAGATGAAACGTTACAAGCAATTAAAATAACGGAATAA
- the eutH gene encoding ethanolamine utilization protein EutH, whose product MSINDIILILMVIFFIIGAIDYRLGNRFGYGEKFREGFLAMGPLSLSMLGLVSLAPVLASWLSPIIVPIYTLFGADPAMFAGSLLAIDMGGYALAQELAMTDEAAALSGILLGTMMGPTIVFTIPVALTIIKREDKDIFAKGILIGMMTIPIGSFVGGVVANFETSMLIRNLIPATLFAVIIALGLWRAPQHVVSLFSIFGKVVEWFIIGGLIAAVVQALTGFVLIPNLTPIDEGILIVGKIAIVLAGAFPLVHFITITFNPILKWIGKKMGMNAIASAGVISSLAHVIPTLTMLDKMDNRGKVINIAFAVSGASVLGAHLGFTAGVDSTMIVPMIVGKLVAALSAVIVASLFVNVNNNISYTQSRRSEEV is encoded by the coding sequence ATGTCCATAAATGACATTATTCTTATATTAATGGTTATCTTTTTTATAATTGGCGCTATAGATTATCGGTTAGGCAATCGGTTTGGCTATGGAGAGAAGTTTCGAGAAGGGTTTCTTGCAATGGGTCCACTATCATTATCGATGTTAGGACTTGTTTCATTAGCACCTGTATTGGCTAGTTGGCTGTCACCAATTATTGTTCCAATATATACGCTGTTTGGAGCAGATCCTGCAATGTTTGCAGGTAGCTTGTTAGCAATTGATATGGGCGGGTACGCGTTAGCTCAAGAGTTAGCTATGACTGATGAAGCAGCCGCACTGTCAGGCATTTTATTAGGCACGATGATGGGACCGACAATTGTTTTTACAATTCCTGTTGCACTTACGATCATTAAACGAGAAGATAAGGATATTTTTGCAAAAGGGATTTTAATAGGTATGATGACAATACCAATCGGCAGTTTTGTTGGTGGGGTGGTTGCGAATTTTGAGACATCTATGTTAATTAGAAATCTGATTCCAGCTACATTATTTGCTGTTATCATTGCGTTAGGATTATGGAGAGCTCCTCAACATGTCGTTTCATTATTTTCAATTTTCGGTAAAGTAGTTGAGTGGTTCATCATTGGGGGCTTAATTGCAGCTGTCGTGCAGGCGTTAACAGGCTTCGTTCTGATTCCTAACTTAACACCGATCGATGAAGGGATTTTAATCGTTGGAAAGATAGCGATTGTGTTAGCAGGTGCATTTCCACTCGTTCATTTCATTACAATTACGTTTAATCCAATATTGAAATGGATTGGAAAGAAGATGGGCATGAATGCGATTGCTTCAGCTGGTGTGATCTCTTCTCTAGCACATGTCATTCCTACGTTAACGATGCTCGATAAGATGGATAACCGAGGGAAAGTGATCAATATCGCGTTTGCTGTAAGTGGAGCATCTGTATTAGGAGCACACTTAGGATTTACAGCAGGAGTTGATTCGACAATGATTGTACCGATGATTGTTGGGAAGCTCGTTGCAGCATTGTCTGCTGTTATCGTTGCATCACTATTTGTAAATGTAAACAATAATATAAGCTATACGCAATCAAGGAGAAGTGAAGAGGTCTAA
- a CDS encoding PdaC/SigV domain-containing protein: MKKTIVTLSIAGSLLVGGITPALAAHLNEQTLLEMNIQTESLYSIKDMSSETDYLNATLKAPQFDNLKDKQFQKKLNEEIISFYKSKKKEMEDDSKSLAKEAKENGWNFNKYELQMQFEVATQGDMVSVVVSTETYTGGANATTVVDSFNFINKKDTKKLTIADVTDMDKLLTEAKKAVKEQVEGSFDFEEVKQDQAFFIEHGNLGLVFDEYEVASGAAGAVEVTIPFDKVRAASFDLNYKGINVKSKQTNKELDLYHLELDMPELNNVKDKELEKQINRQIAEFYETKQNEVEKEAKELAEEFKGTDIPFRPFYLGIDYNVETEGDLVSIVLHTYTYSGGANGMSTVDSINFVNKKDGEVVKLFDLADQNEFTKRVKEQIEKQFKNNSFELEELNKNTAFYVEGDEIVLIFDEYEIAAGVFGAPEVRIPIKEDVNEEASDVVEQTYDKVVVNGKEVKSYIHKDADVTMIELRKLAQNLGYKVKWNPKTASVELSRGAEWTSVKVGENRYTFAKVAPFELEAAPEKNKGKVYVPASFATKVLLAEVSGEGNTLMIDVK; this comes from the coding sequence ATGAAAAAAACAATCGTGACATTAAGTATAGCAGGAAGTTTACTCGTTGGTGGAATCACACCAGCTTTGGCAGCACATTTGAATGAACAGACTCTTTTAGAGATGAATATTCAAACAGAATCATTGTATTCGATAAAGGATATGTCATCTGAAACTGATTATTTAAATGCAACATTAAAAGCACCTCAATTCGATAACTTGAAAGATAAACAATTTCAAAAGAAGCTAAATGAAGAGATTATCTCTTTCTATAAGTCTAAAAAGAAAGAGATGGAAGACGATAGTAAATCATTAGCGAAAGAAGCAAAAGAAAACGGCTGGAATTTCAATAAATATGAACTTCAAATGCAATTTGAAGTTGCCACTCAAGGCGATATGGTGTCAGTTGTTGTATCAACTGAAACATACACAGGCGGTGCAAATGCAACTACAGTCGTTGATTCCTTTAACTTCATCAATAAAAAAGATACTAAAAAGTTAACTATTGCTGATGTAACAGATATGGATAAATTATTAACAGAAGCAAAGAAAGCAGTTAAAGAGCAAGTAGAAGGTTCATTTGATTTTGAAGAAGTGAAGCAAGATCAGGCGTTTTTCATTGAACATGGGAACTTGGGTCTAGTTTTCGACGAGTATGAGGTTGCCTCTGGAGCTGCAGGAGCAGTAGAAGTTACGATTCCATTTGATAAAGTGAGAGCAGCTTCGTTCGACTTAAATTATAAAGGAATTAACGTGAAATCTAAGCAAACAAATAAAGAGCTTGATCTCTATCACCTAGAGTTAGACATGCCAGAACTTAATAATGTAAAAGATAAAGAGTTAGAGAAGCAAATTAATAGACAAATTGCAGAATTTTATGAAACGAAACAAAACGAGGTTGAAAAAGAAGCTAAGGAATTAGCAGAAGAATTTAAGGGAACCGATATTCCATTCCGACCATTTTATCTAGGTATTGATTATAACGTGGAGACAGAAGGAGATCTTGTATCTATTGTCTTACATACGTATACGTATTCAGGTGGAGCAAATGGAATGAGTACGGTAGATTCAATCAACTTTGTTAATAAAAAAGATGGAGAAGTTGTAAAGTTGTTTGACTTAGCTGACCAAAATGAATTTACAAAGCGAGTGAAAGAACAAATCGAGAAGCAATTTAAAAATAATTCATTTGAATTAGAAGAGCTCAATAAAAACACAGCTTTCTATGTTGAAGGAGACGAGATCGTATTAATTTTCGATGAATACGAAATTGCTGCAGGTGTGTTCGGAGCTCCTGAAGTGAGAATTCCGATTAAAGAAGATGTAAACGAAGAAGCGTCAGACGTAGTAGAACAGACATACGATAAAGTAGTTGTCAATGGTAAGGAAGTAAAATCATATATTCATAAAGATGCAGATGTAACAATGATTGAATTGCGCAAACTTGCTCAAAATCTTGGATATAAAGTGAAATGGAATCCGAAAACAGCGAGTGTAGAGTTATCAAGAGGCGCAGAATGGACGAGTGTAAAAGTTGGTGAAAACCGTTATACATTTGCGAAGGTAGCACCATTTGAATTAGAAGCAGCTCCAGAAAAAAATAAAGGAAAAGTATATGTACCCGCTTCATTTGCTACAAAAGTGTTATTGGCTGAAGTGAGTGGAGAAGGTAATACGTTAATGATTGATGTGAAGTAA
- a CDS encoding protein BatD, producing MWWLLAILVVGVLLFALFIDWRRKKKKNNPHITTNPNTKPGESSNYMMGDNKDTGGFQ from the coding sequence GTGTGGTGGTTATTAGCTATTTTAGTTGTAGGTGTGTTGCTATTCGCCTTATTTATTGACTGGAGACGTAAGAAAAAGAAGAATAATCCTCATATCACGACAAACCCAAATACAAAACCAGGAGAAAGTTCAAATTATATGATGGGTGATAATAAAGATACAGGGGGTTTTCAATAA
- a CDS encoding polysaccharide deacetylase family protein — protein MSIYTSKVLELLAIEQELNKYYLKLRLSLDQDIEMRWEIDYETATNMKNITTFSEHYKYRLSLQSAHELGTNNHISFLTKTFKEHSERIAFVCSEQYVQRLHVIKDTQQLNEIIGLTFLSFQNTNEQEESIREQPKRKASINNYKLSWLTACVFLLTVTFLVVHMGNSNSVAEEFSKESQILVNNVKAQTIKEPIEQETEPLVQEEPVPFIIDSLFPTVELEDTLNYTIPKGSVAITFDDGPSEYTATIVDTLKEHEVGATFFFTGHNVKKYPDYVLYTKEQGYSIGNHSMNHTELTNLTVENQEQELLQTKNLLEGLIQEDILLFRPPYGATNEGLIELIEKHEHKMVLWNKDPKDWQTQNADEIINYIQSSDPSGSIILLHESQAVIDSLPTIIGYLLEQELEIVSLK, from the coding sequence ATGTCAATCTATACTAGTAAAGTTTTAGAGCTGTTGGCTATTGAACAAGAACTTAACAAGTATTACTTAAAACTAAGGTTGTCACTAGATCAAGACATTGAAATGCGTTGGGAGATCGATTATGAAACAGCTACAAACATGAAAAATATCACAACATTTTCAGAACACTACAAATACAGGCTGTCTCTTCAAAGCGCACATGAACTAGGTACGAACAACCATATAAGCTTCTTAACAAAAACATTTAAAGAACATAGCGAACGAATTGCTTTCGTTTGCTCAGAGCAATATGTACAAAGGCTGCACGTTATTAAAGACACTCAACAGTTAAATGAAATAATCGGCCTAACGTTCCTATCTTTCCAAAATACAAATGAACAAGAAGAATCAATACGAGAACAACCTAAAAGAAAAGCAAGTATAAACAATTATAAACTTTCATGGCTAACAGCTTGTGTATTCCTGTTAACTGTAACCTTCTTAGTCGTTCATATGGGCAATTCAAACTCCGTAGCGGAAGAGTTTTCAAAAGAATCTCAAATTTTAGTAAATAATGTAAAAGCACAAACGATAAAAGAACCTATCGAACAAGAAACTGAACCGCTTGTGCAAGAGGAACCAGTTCCTTTTATTATAGATTCACTTTTCCCAACTGTTGAACTGGAAGACACGTTAAATTATACGATTCCAAAAGGAAGTGTCGCAATAACGTTTGATGATGGTCCTTCTGAGTATACGGCTACCATTGTTGACACTTTAAAAGAACATGAAGTTGGTGCTACGTTCTTCTTCACAGGTCATAATGTGAAGAAATATCCTGATTATGTTCTCTATACTAAAGAACAGGGTTACTCAATTGGAAATCATTCTATGAATCATACGGAACTAACAAACCTTACCGTTGAAAATCAAGAACAAGAATTGCTACAAACGAAAAACTTGTTAGAAGGACTGATTCAAGAAGACATTCTCCTTTTCAGACCACCTTATGGAGCAACAAATGAAGGTTTGATAGAGTTAATCGAAAAACACGAACATAAAATGGTGCTATGGAATAAAGATCCGAAAGACTGGCAAACTCAAAATGCAGACGAAATCATTAATTACATACAGAGTTCCGATCCATCAGGTTCAATCATTCTCCTACACGAGTCACAAGCCGTAATTGATTCCTTACCTACAATTATTGGCTATTTACTCGAACAAGAATTGGAGATTGTGAGTTTGAAATAG